Within the Lacerta agilis isolate rLacAgi1 chromosome 15, rLacAgi1.pri, whole genome shotgun sequence genome, the region AGGAAGTCCTCCACCTACTCAGCAGTCTACCTTAGGGAGTACAGGGCAGGCTGACTTCTGCCCTGCGGCacacccaaggcagctgcttccttctgcctaatggtagggctgctGCTAAAGCTGGGTGCAGGGTTGCCTGGGGCAAAGCAGGGAGAGAAACATTCTGAAAGGCTCTTGCTCATTAAGAGTTCTGTGCTGGTTCTGCCTTGGGAAAACCTGGCACCAGCACGGCTCTCTTGGAGGGCATCTTTTCATATTAAAATAAAGTACAAATAGTAGCATCTTATTTTCATAGGGAGGGGGGCATAAGTGGCCTTCCCTTTTTGCTTCACTCccctttttgcattttattacattaataattaatcatacataaataataaaaatgtgcaccccactaCTGAGACCATTCTTTTATAACTCTCCACCTCCCAAAATTTTGACACCTCTTGCACTGGTTtaacccctttccgttttaacaatacagattctacaaacaccctccatatctcttcaaaaccatttctcctacatATTCCCAGTCTTACCTTAGTGGCACactttaatttatcattaatgcCTATATCCCAAAcctctttgtaccattcttccattttatattctgcttgccccttccacttcctatcTATAATTTTTTGTGcggctgtcaataaatttgtgagcaagtccttcatagcctgtgaacctccCACCCCATCATAAATTGATATTggtgctacctctggacttttggtcagctttaaccccaTGATTTCTGCTATCTCCTTAAataccctttgccaaaaaaatgtacatatttacacccccaccacatgtgaacataattccctgtttcctggcctCACTCCCTTTTGTCCCAGAAGTGTGTGTGAGTCTCTTGCACTGTTAAGGGGCTCTGCAAACATCATAATAGCCTTGCAACTGGAGCAGACCAAAGTtgtcctagtccagcatcctctttcctgCAGCATCCCTGTGGATCATGTGGTCCTCAGGATGCTCCAAATGTGTGTTCTCACATGGTGAATATTGGGTTAGGTGGCAGGAACATCATTGCAGCCAAGTGTTCCACTGCAATGATGGTTGCATGAACTGGCTTCAGCTCTCCCAGCCTCACCCCCTGCTCACCTCCATGACATGATGGATCCAGTCCAGGAACTCTGCCACCTCTGTATAAACACCAGGTTGTTCAGGCTCCTTGCACCCGGTCCCCTGGCTCCCAATCCCCACTAGGCGCCAGACGTGTTCAAGCAGACAAACCAGAGGTCCTCCCCACTTGGCCTGCAAAATGCAATGAGATTGTATCTGACATGTTTAGATGTCCTGGTCTCTTAATCCAGAGGGAAAtaggattaatttattttttacttggCCCTCTCCTGTAACCTAGTCACTGCTTTTTACCAAGCTATTCTTAAttcagggagaagaagaagaatttggatttgatatcccactttatcactacccgaaggagtctcaaagcagctaacctcctttcccttcctcccccacaacaaacactctgtgaggtgagtggggctgagagacttcaaagaagtgtgactagcccaaggtcacccagcagctgcatgtggaagagccgagacgcaaacctggttcaccagattacgagtctaccgctcaaTCACTACACCACAGCCTTATTTCCACCAAGTTTGCTTGTTTAGAACATCTATAGCGTCCCTTCCTGTGACGGTGTTCTCTGGGTGGTTTatgaacaataaaacattaaaatacaataatagcTAGGGGTAGAGAAACAGTAAACAAATTCCAGCATTAAAaaggcagaagaagagaagacgTAAGTGAAACCACCAGAAGAGAGAGCTGCTTTATCGTGTTTCAACAGAAAGGGAAAGAATTTACCAGCCATGGAGTGAATGATAAACATTTGATTTTTCTTGGGAAATACCCATTTTGTACAGGAAAGCAACTTAGACAAGGTTCTATAGACCTCATTGGTTAAAATTAAGTCTCTGAGCCCTTTGACTTGAGCTGATGTAAGAAAAAGTAATGCAGGAAATGTTGTATTCTGTTTGCTCAAATTAAAACCTTCCTGAACGCAAAGGCAATTTGGAAAGCTATCAGAACACTaggctctgatttttttttttataaaatgtaaCTTTTgtcaaattattatttcattaatatGTAATACAGTTTGAAAACAATCATGAATTTTAAACTACTTttccttacaggtaggtagccgtgttggtctgccatagtcaaaacaaaaaataaaaaaaaatccttccagtagctagagaccaactaagtttgtccttggtatgagctttcgtgtacatgcacacttcttcttttccttagatTCTGGCCATTCTGTGGGGATTCCCTCACCCCTTAGGGACTCCTCTCACCAGAGACAGATTTAGGCAGTGCAAACGATTCTGCTGCAATGGGCGcttagcctgggggggggggtgctgctgcaaCTTTGACATCGTGAACTGAGCAGACGGAAGGCAAGAGCTGGTGGGAGTGCCAAATTTTGGTCTCACACAGTGCGCCGCTGAAATTTGCAAGACCGAAGTCCGCATTTGCTCTCACCCCGGTATTTCAGCCCCCACGTGTCCCCTATCCCACTGCAACTGCAAAGCCACACACTTCCCAGCTGTTACCTTGCAGGCCTCAGTGTTTCCATCCAAGTAGTGGGCACAGAGCATTCTAGGGCTGAGCTCCCCTGCCATCCTGCATGAACTGTTGCACTTCTGGGTGCTGAGCAGGGTCACTGTCACTTCCGTCAGTGTCTCAGCAGGGTCATCTGTGGCTGCAAAACAAGCAGCAACATCCTGTTCCTTGCAACAATGGTGTCTCTATATAcataaactttttatttattttttaaaataaaatctcccTAGCTTTGTTACTTACCATTTTCTAATCTTGTCGTGTCCTGAGCCAAAATCCAGCATGTGCTTCCGCTAGGGATGTCTTGATGGTACTGGGGCAAACACACAGCTCCAACAGTATCTTGGAACAAAGGATATATCTTACAGCCATTGAACTGAGGGTGTAGGAGTTCCAGTTCCCACCTTTGTGCCAAGACCAAGGCTTATGGCGTGAGAGTCCTTCTCAAAGTGGCATGGAAGGTGGCCGTGTGTCCTGCTTTGCAGTGGCCACCCCTTTCTTTAAAAGGATGCCCagcccaagtctggtttaaacaGCAAGCACAATACGAAGTTGCCCATCCACAGTTAGCAAAACCTGGACAACAGGCTGAGGAAGCACACTATGTTGCAATTAATTGCATTTCCATTtgaattatagcaattatttatAAATGTGCACTTACATGTATAAAGCTCCCTTTGCAAATCTGGATCCTTTGTTATGGGTAAATGGCCCACTGTTGTCGGGTGCTGGCACGGCTCACCTGAGAAACGCAGAGGCTCCTTCAGCTTCAGCATTGCAATGTCATAGtccgggctgctgctgctgtagttgGGATGGGGAATTGCCTTCTCCACTGCGACTTCCACCTGCTCTTTGACACTAGTGTGATCTTCAAGCCCAGCAAAGGCCACCCAGCCGGAAAGTCTGGAACTAAACAAAAATCCTGAGCGTTCTTGGCCTTCCAGTTCTGCCTCACTGGGCTTTTTCGCTTCCAGCACCAGAGGATGAATGTGCCAGACATTCAGAAAGGGTTTCAAGACCGAATAatggcaatgatgatgatgatgatgataatttattatttataccccacctatctggctgggttaaaaatgtgaaaaaaataaaacattaaacacttccctaaacagggttgccctcagatgtcttctaaaagtcagatagttgtttatttccttgatatcggatgggagggtgttccacagggcaggcaccactaccgagaaggccctctgcctggttccatgtaacctcacttcttgcagtgagggaaccgccagaaggcccttggagctggacctcagtgtctgggttgaacgatggggatggagacactccttcaggtatacagggccgaggccgtttagggctttagaggtcagcaccaacactttgaattgtgctcagaaacgtactgggaggcaatgtaggtcttaaaggaccggtgttatatggtctcggtggccactcccagtcaccagtctagctgccgcattctgaattagttgtagtttctgggtcacattcaaagttagccccacgtagagtgcattgcaggaGTCCAAGCGGTCCACCTGTCTCGTTTTGCATGGAAAAGCCCAACGTTTGGAAACGGGAGAGAGCAGAGGAAACTTGTTTGCATACCCTGTATCCTATATACTAAGACTTTGCCTGAAGAGTTCATTACCCAACACCCCAAAAAACCTGGAGATGGGACTGCATCAAGTGCCATCCACAGGTAAGGACCAGAGCTTGCTGGTACAGCATCTGTTCTACATGCAAGAGGTATCACGTTCTATCCCCAGCATATCCCATTTAAgtccccagagaggttctgccagCCATGGTGGgtaatactgagctgggtggaccttGATGTTCTGGCTCAGTATGAGGTTGTTGCATGTTCACCCAACAGTGACATCTTCTGGGGACAATACCATCCATTCTGTTGCCTCCTCAAAGCAAATGACACCCAGTGACCCTTATTGGCTTCCCTCTGCAAGAAACCTAAGGCCCCTCTTAGGTTCTGCTGAGTTGCTTCTGTGGCTACCAATTGATGGGGGCCATTAGCAGAGGATGGCAGCCTTCCCCTTTTTTTAATGCATCCAGATAAAAAACGGTGTCTCAAGGCTGAGCTGATTACCCACTAAGTAAGGTGGTAggtatgggacccaggtggtgctgtgggttaaaccacagagcctagggcttgctgatcagaaggtcggcggttcgaatccctgccacggggtgagctcccgttgctcggtcccagctcctgcccacctagcagttcgaaagcacgccaaagtgcaagtagataaataggtaccgctccagcgggaaggtaaacggtgtttccatgcgctgctctggttcgccagaagcggctttgtcatgctggccacatgacccggaagctgtctgcggacaaacgccggctccctcggcctatagagcgagatgagcgccgcaaccccagagtcggacacgactggacctgatggtcaggggtccctttacctttaccttttaaggtggtAGGTAGCCAATGACTTACCTACAAGCTATGCACCAGGAGGACTTGTCCATGCAACTACAAATTTGCATCTCTACACAAAACTGTCCAGaagagctgggatagctcagtcgacAGTGCATGgaactcttaatcttagggtcgtgGATCTGAGCACCACATTGGGCGAAAAGggtgttggacaagatgacccttgtggtccctacaattctatgattctatgaaaaacctACAAAGATTTGGCCAAATCTGCACCTTCTTTCCTGCTGTTGGAGTCAGATTCTCCCACGCTTACTTGTGCATGCAGTGAGCAGCTGCGACGATCCATTCCTGCGACACCATAGAGCCTGCGCAGAAATGGTTGGCCTCGTGATAAAGGGTGACCTGCCATGGCCAGTGCCCAGGAGGTGAGTCCTTTCTCTCCATTGCCTGTGGAGCCTTGGAGCAGATGCCACACTCTGTGGGGAAGATGAAAGCTCACTCCTCAGATTAGCACTCAAGGAATCTGAGAGAAAAACAACCTTGGCTTGGAATAATGTTGAGGTGTTTCTTGGGTGAAGCAAAGGATGGGAATAAAGCATGCGTATTTAATACAGATAAAGGCTCCCAACATGCAAATGGCTGCACACATTTCATTTTGCACCCAGAGTGTGCATTGCCTTagatgtttgtttgtctgtttatgAAAGATGGGTGGATGCTAACAACATCGGATTTGGCCATTGGTGGGAAGGTGCATTTTCAAGGCAAATCAGGGTGGCAATGTATGATGGTTTCTGAAGTACCATAAGGTGAGTTTGGGTTACTTACCAGAACATTTGAGGGCCACAATGCGACCCGAAGGGCATCTACTCCTGAATAAAATAAATCGGTGGTTAAATACTGTGAAGCCCAAACAGACCCATTATGCACAGCCATGACAATGTCTGGATACAGCAGCCTGAGGAAATTGGTCAGCTTATAGAATCCTCTTGAATGATCAAACAAATTTCTGTGGCATTTTCCAGACAAATACATCCTAAGgcagatgtaaaggtaaagggacccctgaccattaggtccagttgtggacgactctggggttgcggcgctcatcttgctttactggccgagggagccggtgtacagattccgggtcatgtggcctgcatgactaagccacttctggtgaaccagagcagcacacggaaacactgtttaccttcctgccggagcagtacctatttatctgcttgcactttgacgtgttttgaactgctaggttggcaggagcagggaccgaacaatgggggggggggattcgacctgccgaccttctgattggcaagccctaggctctgtggtttagaccacagcgtcacccgcgtcctgGTAGATTACAAAGAGCCAATAATAGGCTGGCATCTGCCTGCCTCAGGAGcataggggccaaggtccctttgggggccccccaataaaatatttgtggagggctccctcccccaagttgatgaacagtggcattcaaatggtgtgcacgcACCGTGTTTTGTGATCGATTATGCTTAtctgccccccccatattttattcatccTGCTCAGGAGATATTACTGCAGCAAAAATCTTTAACAAGTGGTTACAGGGGTGTGTGAATTAAAATGTACAGTACACAGGGGAGGGGAGTCAAGAGATTCAGAAAATCCCTATTttgggatttgaaattgttttggcatacagttgtgtgtgtttgttactaTTGTTTCTGTTATGGTGATTTTTACTTTTGTATggttggaatatatatatatatataatcaaaagaAATTGGATGCCACTCAAAAAGTCTGAAATCGTGTTTTgacatagaaaagaaaagaaaagaaaagaaaagtacacATGCATGCCCAAAGAGAGAGACCTTGTCTTCCACCCAGTAGACTGGAATGGGAGTTCAGCTTAGGCAGGGGACCCACCTCATTTGCCACTTATCCTTGATGCTTCGTTTCCAGTTGGGCAAAATCTGAGCAAACTCTTGGGTAGTGCTCAGCTTCACATCCGTTAGGTTTACCCCTTTGTGGTGGGTGAGCCTGCAGGAGTGACAGACAGGAGTCATCACTTTGGAAAAAAATCACACCAGTGTGTGTGTTCATGAATCTATGGAGCCACTGGCTCTTCCTACATTGGTATGGACTACTCCagggatgccctccagatgtgtttggactgcagctcccatcaaccccagccagcatggccaatggcaagggatgatgggagttgtagttcagaacacatctggaaggccacacatTGGCTGCCCATGGTCATTTTAACTGGAGTTAGCTGGGATGCCTACACTACGCTTCAACATGAATTTTCACGTCagtttgcaaataaaatgataaagACCACgtcaatttaaaaaatgttcaaaataatcAAAGCTATCGGACCTGAaagttgccacacacacacacacacacacacgcctttttaaaagcctgggagaTTTGTGATTTGTGACTGGCTGAAGCCTGGATAGCAGAGAGATTTGGTAAGAGACAGTGATTGATGCATTATTGGGTGGTaactggaagtgtgtgtgtgtgttgtttttgctgctgctttgtttaCTGCATTTGTATCAGATTCTTGTTTGCAATGTGTTATTCAGTTCAACATTTTGTCATTTAAAGACAGGTTGTAAACCACTTGCAGATTCCTTTTGGAAATGTGAAATGGTATgagaatgatttttatttttttaaaggtaaaggacccctggacagttaagtccagtcgcatacgactccggggttgcggcgctcatctcgctttacaggccgagggagccggcgtttgtctgcagacggtttttctgggtcatgtggccagcatgactaagctgcttctggcacaatggaacaccaaaaccagagcaatgcacagaaatgccatttaccttcctgccggagcggtacctatttatctgcttacactttgggcgtgctttcgaactgctaggttggcaggagcagcgaccaagcaacaggagctcatcccatcgcggggattcgaaccaccaaccttctgatcggcaagcccaagaggctcagtggtttagaccacagcaccacccacgtatTTAATGTATTGAAATacatttaagtttttttttaaaaaaatgataaatggTATGGGAGAGTGTCTCTGAGGCAGACATGGTACCGAAAATAAAAATGTCACCCAGAAAACTaacaaagagtgtgtgtgtgtgtgtgtgtgtgtgtgtgtgtgttttgttttttatttatttaaaaaccttttattttatttttattcttacagagtcaaaaatagaaaaaaaattacacaaaagTTACATAGACAAAGACAAAAACATGCATCTCACATCCTTTTTACActcattcccctttccccccctccttgggagatttctctcccccccgcctCGGTTGCTTCTCAGCCTCCCCATTACATTATTTGTATTTGCTCCTTGTTCTAGGTGCATGCCCTTATGtctacttttatttcttctttccgCCATTTACTTGAGCCTTTACAACTCTGCCAAGAGATCAGCCTTTTCAATATGTAATTTGATATAATCCTTAAATGACTTCCagttactttctctctctttttcctttatcCCTTTTAATTCCTCATATTTTGATGCTAAATAATAATACGTCATCATTTttagttgccaatcctctttatttGGTACTCTTTCTGATTTCCAGTTTCTCGCTATTAGGAGTCTGGCTGAAACTGTTGCATACATGATTATGGTTCTGTCTTTTGCCTTGCCCAGCATTCCTAAAAGGAATGTTTCAATATTTTTCTTAAAGGAGTATTTAATGATTTTCTTTAATTCTTTGTATATCATCTCCCAAAACATTTTGATTTCATTACAgtaccaccacatatgcataagtgtgtgtgtgtgtgtgtttgtgtgcatgtaagAAAGTGCTACAACCAGAAAGTGCTACAACCAGAAATGGAAGATTACAATTTCAGTGATGTGAAATAATGAAATTTCTGGAGGGGTTCTGTAGATATCCAGGACAGGTTTCATATCTTGTGAGCTGACAGACTGATTTGTGCAACTGTTTTTCATAGACAAGACAACAAAGCATGTGGGATTGGGAGGATTTGACACCCCATCTTGCTGCACTTACCAGGCGTGACCCAACCACCTGCAGATTTGCATCCCCAGGGAGACATCCCAGTTTTCATGACATACCAGAAACCAGTTGGATTGACCCTCAACCTGCACTTCCAATAAGAAGTTGCTTCTGTTTATTCTGAAAAATACTAAAACGAGTGGATTAAAAACCTCATCCTGTGGGGCTTGATCTGCTCCTGCTCGGAAGGAATTCTGTATTATCCATCATTTTGGGGCAACCAGGCCTtcacaaggctttttttttttaaggggagggggaaatagtgGCAGCAAGCAGTGTAAGGAGTATGCAGCTGTGTCTACTTCTTCCAGCTTTTACCTGGTTGTTTGCAAGATTCCTTCTGTTATCTTTCACTCATGTAGACACCTTTGCACAGATGAGTTGTGCTCCTCAAAAGATCCATTATCCATACAGCCAGCACCCCAAAAGcacaccccacctttcttctaagCACATATGGATGAACCTCTCAGTTTTGagttctctcactttctcatttttccagtcttcggTTCATTAgaatttgccatttttaaaaaatgaaaagagttcatttaaaaaatgttgtgtTAGTCACTGCAATATACATCAGCTGTATCCCGCATTCTCTGTCTGCTATTGCTAGGGCTTTTGCAGTAGCAGACAGGTGAGTTTTAATGTTGTGCAACAAAGGAATCCAATGCAACAGTTGCAGTTAGGCTTGCCAGATCAGAaacatcccagaccctgagatttcagggcccaaacctgagaccctGGTGGTGTCAAAGAGGTGGACCCTGATTATTCTTCCTCTGCACATCCTCCATCCACTGAGCCCTGGAGATAGAGGTTCATTGGGacaggggaggagggagcaggggAGGGCAGCTCACGGTGGAGAGTCTATGCAATTTTGCAGCCGGTTCCTGATAACTGAAGCTTGGAAACAGCATGCATAATTGtagtatcaatcaatcaatcaatcaatcaatcaatcaaaagcaCTCTTGCCCACCTGACAATTCAAGCCCTCCCCCTGCCACCCTGGAGGTCCGGCAACCCTAGTTGCAGTAACGGAAACTTGTGCAACACATTGTCATTGTGCAATCCATTGTACAACAAAGTTACCAACAATGTGGTTATGCGTTCTTTTGCATAACAACACCCCACTGGCGCAAAGCATTTCACAGGCAAAATGAGTATACCTCTTTAGTGCCTTTaacttagtgctacattggaGATTCCAAACCTTTTTTGCTCCCAGCGTCTCCAGCGAGGGTGTCTTGGTCCTTCTCCCCTTCTTCCATCGTTTCCCTGCACCTTGTTAGAGCAGCCTCTGGGTCCTGGAGGGGGAACGACTCCTGAAGGGGAAGGGGCTTCTGCAGTTGTTTCACTAAGAGGACAATGGCAGGAGGAGGGTGGAACAGCAGCCTAGATACTGCGCCCCACACAGTAACCACCAGAGCTGGGCTATCGAAGAAGCAACTTCTCTCCCTGTGCCCACCTAAGCCAGGCTATGCACATCCTCCTAGCTGGCCTGTACTTACCCAGGAACCAAACCCCAATGGTTGttccaatcagcaagccaaaGGATCCCAGGAGCAAGAAGCACCTCTGGGCTGTGCAGGAGTTTGGAAGAAATATTTTTGAAGGCACTTGAtacaaaaggagagagaaattagATTATGGGCTGGGAAACTGAAAAAtcagagaagggctgtagctcagtggcagagcgcctgcttttcatgcagaaggtccccaataGCATTTCCAGATAGGCCTGAGGATATCCACtccctgaaaccccagagagttgATGCtggtactgagctagacagaccaagaatctgacttggtataaggaagTTTCCTCCTTGTTCCTATAATCCTGTTAGTGCTCTGGGATTCATCTTGGGAAAATCCTGATGGCAAGAGgtggaaagcaggaggaggaggaggaggaggaggaagaagaagctgacCACCTCAAGTGACAGGATCCA harbors:
- the TMPRSS5 gene encoding transmembrane protease serine 5, with translation MEEGEKDQDTLAGDAGSKKGADQAPQDEVFNPLVLVFFRINRSNFLLEVQVEGQSNWFLVCHENWDVSLGMQICRWLGHAWLTHHKGVNLTDVKLSTTQEFAQILPNWKRSIKDKWQMRLSGWVAFAGLEDHTSVKEQVEVAVEKAIPHPNYSSSSPDYDIAMLKLKEPLRFSDTVGAVCLPQYHQDIPSGSTCWILAQDTTRLENATDDPAETLTEVTVTLLSTQKCNSSCRMAGELSPRMLCAHYLDGNTEACKAKWGGPLVCLLEHVWRLVGIGSQGTGCKEPEQPGVYTEVAEFLDWIHHVMEVSRG